Part of the Mycolicibacterium mageritense genome is shown below.
CCGCGGCGGTGTCGGGCAGGCCGGCGAGCGCGACGAGCGTCTCGGCGGCGTCCGCGAGCGGCCGCGCATCGGCGGGATTGTTGACGATCGGCGAGAGCGTGCCGTCGAAGTCGGACGTGACCAACAGCCGGGGTGCGAGGGCCGCTCGGGTGAGGACGTGCGACAGTTCGGCAGGCAGGCTCACCCGTCAGATCTTAGGTTGGTCCTCGGCGCCGATGAGCAGTCGCACGGCCAGGTCCAGCCGCTTGGAGACGTCGGTCGCCGACGCGCGCCGGGTCAGCCAGGCCAGCAGGTTCGACAGCCACACGTCGGAGATCACACGCGCGATGTGGTACTGGTCCTCGGTCGGTTCGCCGTCGCTCATGGCGCGCGCGAACATCGAGTCCATGAGCTTGCCGACGTGGTCCACCTCGCCGGCGGCCGACGCGTCGGCGAACACGAACGCCCTGGTCATGGCTTCCGTGAGCAGCGGATTGCGCTGCATCGCGCGGTTGAGCTTGCCGACCATGAAGTTCAGCCGCTGATACGGGGTGCCTCCCGACAGCGAGGCTCGATCGGTCTTGGCGTCGATGCGCTCGAACTCCCGGCCGAGGGCCGACACCAGCAGGTGAACCTTGGAGGGGAAGTACCGGTAGAGCGTCCCGACGGCGACATCGGCCCGTTCGGCCACCGCACGCATCTGAACCGCCTCGTACCCACCCTTGGACGCGATGGCCAGGGTCGCGTCGAGGATTCGTTTGCGACGTTCCCGCTGGGCTTCAGAGCCGAGTTCGGATTCTGCGAGCACTGCCACGTTCAGAACCTCACGTGGGCGCGAGTCCGCCCCCGAGGACGAATCGGTGGATGCTGACTGCGACACCCCAGACATGTGGCTGGCGACTCCTTCTCATTGCGTACCTCGTGGAAAACGATACGCACGCCGGTCTCCTTTTTCTCACCCCCGAGCCGGTAAGACACGGACGTGTCCTGCTACAACGCCGGTCGACTTGACGGTCGAACACTGTCACCATTAGAACACGTTCTAGTGGGAAGCACGGACTTCTCGCACTACGACTAGGAGCCGACCTTGTCCGCTACCGTCACTGACGAGCAGTCCGCTGCCCGCGACCTGGTACGAAGCTGGGCCGCGGCTTCCGGGGCGATCGATGCCGTGCGAGAGGTCGAACACGATCCCGCAGCCTGGCGCGCGCCGTATCAGGCGTTCGCCGAACTGGGGATCTTCGGTGTGGCCGTTCCCGAAGAGTCGGGCGGTGCGGGCAGCTCGGTCGAGGATCTGTGCGCCATGATCGACGAGGCCGCCGCTGCCCTGGTGCCGGGGCCGGTCGCGACGACGGCGCTGGCGACCCTGCTGGTGACCGATCCGGGATTGCTCGACGCGCTGATGTCGGGGCAGCGGACCGCCGGTGTCGCGCTGAGTTCCGATGTCGCCGTCGACGGGAACCGCGCGAGCGGCACAGCCGACCATGTGTTGGGTGCCGACGCCGCAGGCGTGCTGGTGCTGCGGGCCGGTGACGCGGTGGTGCTGATCGACGCCCAGGCTGACGGTGTGAGCGTCGAATCCCTGGCAGCAACCGACTTCTCGGTTCCGCTGGCCCGCGTTGTGCTCGATTCGGCTCCCGCGGAGGTTTTGGACGTCTCGGTGCAGCGGTTCGAGGATCTGGCCGTCACCGTGCTCGCGGCCGAGCTGGCCGGGCTGTCCCGCTGGGCGCTGCAGACCGCGACCGAATATGCCAAGGTGCGTGAGCAGTTCGGCAAGCCGATCGGCAGCTTCCAGGCCGTCAAGCACATGTGCGCCGAGATGCTGTTGCGCTCTGAGCAGGCCGCGGTGTCGGCGGGCGATGCCGCACGCGCCGCGGCTGGTTCCGATGATCCGCAGCTGTCGATCGCCGCCGCGATCGCCGCGGCCGTGGGCATCGACGCGGCGCAGGTCAACGCCAAGGACTGCATTCAGGTGCTGGGTGGCATCGGCATCACGTGGGAACACGACGCGCACCTGTATCTGCGTCGCGCATACGGGATTTCGCACTTTCTCGGTGGCCGGCGCCGGTGGCTGCGCCGGGTCGCGGCGCTGACGCAGCAGGGCGTGCGACGTGAGCTCCGGATCGACCTGGAATCGGTGGAGGATCTGCGACCCGAGATCAGCGCCGCGGTCGCCGAGGTGGCGGCCCTGCCCGCCGAGAAGCGGCAGGTCGCGCTGGCCGACTCGGGTCTGCTTGCGCCGCACTGGCCCCGGCCGTACGGGCGGGCGGCCGGGCCTGCCGAGCAGCTGCTGATCGACCAGGAGTTGGCCGCCGCGAAGGTCGAGCGCCCCGACCTGGTGATCGGATGGTGGGCCGTGCCCACGATCCTCGAGCACGGCAGGCCCGAGCAGATCGAGCAGTTCGTGCCGCCGACGCTGCGAGGCGAGTTGACGTGGTGCCAGCTGTTCTCCGAGCCGGGTGCGGGTTCCGACCTGGCGGCGCTGCGCACGAAAGCCGTTCGCGCCGAGGGTGGTTGGAAGCTCACGGGCCAGAAGGTGTGGACATCGGCGGCGCAGAAGGCGCACTGGGGCGTCTGCCTGGCCCGGACGGACGCCGACGCGCCTAAACACAAGGGCATCACGTACTTCCTGATCGACATGCGCTCACCGGGCATCGTGATCCGGCCGCTGCGGGAGATCACGGGCGACGAACTGTTCAACGAGGTGTTCTTCGACGACGTGTTCGTGCCCGACGAGATGGTCGTCGGCACCGTCAACGACGGCTGGCGGCTGGCCCGCACGACGCTGGCCAACGAGCGCGTCGCGATGGCAGGCGGTACGGCCCTTGGCAATCCGATGGAAGAGCTGCTGCGCACCGTCAGCACGCTCGACCTGGATCCGGCCGATCAGGATCGGTTGGGTGGGCTGATCCTGGCCGCCCAGGTGGGCTCACTGCTGGATCAGCGGATCGCGCAGCTGGCCGTCGGCGGCAAGGATCCGGGGGCGGAAGCCAGCGCCCGCAAGCTGATCGGTGTGCGGTACCGCCAGGCGCTCGCCGAGTTCCGCATGGAGCTCTCCGATGGCGGTGGCGTCGTGGTCAACCACGAGGTGCACGACTTCCTCAACACCCGCTGCCTGACCATCGCAGGCGGCACCGAGCAGATCCTGCTGACCCTGGCCGGCGAGCGCCTCCTGGGCCTGCCGCGGTAGCTCACCTTCTCTGCCGAGCAGACGTATAGGTACCCGGGAACGCGCTTTCCCGAGTACCTATGCGTCTGCTCGGCAGGTTTAGTGACCCCGTAGATACCCCGCCAGCATCGCAACGATGCCGTCCTCGAGTTGCCCGGCGTCGGCGGGCTTTTCGCACGCCAGCAGCCGGTGAGTGAGCGATTCGATGGTCGCGACCACCATGCGCGCCGCGAACGCGGTGTCCTCGACCGTGACGTCGGGATGGTTGTCGAGCAGGGCCTGTGCGAGTTGCACCGAGCCGTCCTCGGTGTGGTGCAAGCGATTCAACAGTGCGGGTGAGCGTGGCGCCTCCTCGAACAGCACGCGGTGCAACCGGGTGTCGTCGCGATGGTTGTCGATCGCGGCCCGCACGAACAGCCGGAGCAGCTCGTCGAGGGATTCGGGCAGACCGTCGGCCGTGCGGTCGGTCAGCAGTGCCGCGCCCGCGTCGATGTGCGCGTCGGTGAGTGCCGACAGAATCGCGTCCTTGTTCGGAAAGTACTGATACAGCGAACCGATCGACAGGTCGGCGGCTTCGGCGATGCGGTTCGTGGTGCCCGCGGCGTAGCCGTACTCGGCGAAAATGCGAGCAGCCGCGTCGAGGATGCGCTGGCGGGTTTCGGCCGAGCGCTGCTGTCTGGGCTGCTTGCGGGGCCGAAACCGGTCGGGCGGTGCCATCGTCACCTCCACGGGAAAAGCGAGTAGTCAACCGGTCCGGTCTGGTCGAGTATCAGGTAACCCTAACGGAGAGGAGCTCTTTCGTGCGTACCGTGCATACCGAGACGGTTCTGGCCACCGACACCGACCGGGTCTGGCGGGCCATGCAGCAGATCCCGACGTTTCTCTACGTCTGCCGCGGCTTGTTCGGCGTGCCGATGCTCGCGGGCCGGACCGAACCGTTCCGGGCCGGCGATCGTGGCACCGGTTGGCTGTTCGCGTTCCACGTGATCCCGGCCTATCGGCACACCATCGAGGTGCTCTCGATCGACGACGCCACCCGCACCATCCGCACGCACGAACACGGCGGTGTTCTGCGGTCCTGGAACCACACGCTGCACGTCGAACCGGTCGCAGACGGCGTGTGCCGCTACAGCGACACCGTCGAGATCGACGCAGGCCGGCTGACCGGGATGGTCAGCGTGCTCGCGCGCGGCATCTACGCCTACCGGCACCGGCGTTGGCGCAGACTGGTGCGCCGGCACCTCTCAGAAGGTGGTCTGGGCGCAGGCGGTCGGGGTGGTGAGGTTCACGCCGCCGTAGACCACCTGGATGAATGAGCACGCGATGAAGTCGGCCTTGGTGTTCGGTTGACCCGTGCTCCAGTCGGTCGGCGACGAGTCGCCGTCGACCGTGAAGCGTTCGATGGGCCCGCCGCCGAAGTAGGTCACCGAGATCTCGACGTTGTTGATCGACTTCAACATTCGAGACAGCACGTTGTCGTGATTGGCGCCCTTGACTTCGCGCGGCATGCCCGCCGGTGCGCTGTAGGAGGCCTCCTGCCAGACGTCCCTGTTCATGCTGCGCAGCGTGATGGTCTGCCGGGCCCAGGTGTCGCCGGGGAAGCCCGTCGGGCCGTCCGGGCCCAGCAGGTTGGCGCTCGTGCGGAACGTGCACATGGTGCCCGCACAGTTGGCGTCGACGTGCATCTCGATCTGGGTCGCCGGGTCGACGGGAATCGACGCGGTGGCCGAGTTGGACGCGGCCGAGGCCGACGCGGGGTTGGTCAACGCAGCAGCGGTCAGCAGGGCCGCCGCGCTCGCTGCTGTGAGCCTGTTCATCGTCAAGAAAGGTATCCGCTCGTTACTCGTCGTAGGTGACTTCTACTGAATCCGTCACCGGCGTGGCCTGGCAGCCCAGGATGAGACCCTCTTCCAGATCGGAGGGTTCGAGCACGTCGTTGACCTCCATGTCGACCTCACCGGACTTCTTGAGCACCGCGCACGCCCCGCAGTGGCCCTCCCGGCACGAGAACGGTGCGTCCAGCCCCTTGTCGAGCAGGACGTCGAGCAGTTTGGCCGAGCGCGGCCAGCGGACCTCGTGGGTCGTTCCGTCGAGCGTCACGATCGCGGTGGCCGGCCCCTGGTCGCTGTCGTCTTCTTCGATGACCACGGCGGCGAACGGGTCACTCTCCAGCGACTTGAACACCTCGATGTGGATGCGCTCGTCGGGCGTTCCCGCCTCGCGCAGTGCCTCCTGCGCGGCGGCCATGAACGGGCCGGGACCGCAGATGAAGGCGTCGCGCGCGGTGTACGGCGCGGCCAGCCCGGCCAACGCGGCCGCGCTCGGCAGGCCCTGCACGGTCTCGAGCCAGTGCACCACGGTCAACCGGTCGGAGTACTTGGCGGCCAGCTCACGCAGCGTGGCCCCGAAGATCACCGAATTCTCGTCACGGTTGGCATAGATCAGCGTGACCTTGCCGTTGCCCTCGGCCAGCGCTGTCTTACAGATCGCCATCATCGGCGTGATGCCGCTGCCCGCTGCGAGCAGCAGGAAGTCGGCGTCGAGATCCTTGGGGACGAAATTGCCGGACGGTGCCAGCACGTGCATGCGCATGCCGGTGTGGGCGTTGTCGCACAGCCAGTTCGATGCGTAGCCGTCGGCGGTGCGCTTGACCGTGACGGTCAGCTGGTCGTCGGTCGCGGGTGAACTCGACAGCGAATAGCAGCGGGCCACGGATCCGGTCCGGTCGCTGGGCACGCGCAGCGTCAGGAACTGGCCCGGCGAGTACCGCAGCTTGTCCGGGGACAGCTCGGATCCGTCGGGAACACAGAACACCAGAGAGCGGGCATCGGCGGTCTCCTCGATGACCGCAGCCACCTGCAGTTCCAGCACATGGCTGCCCAGCGGCTCATCGGTCACAGTGGGATCCTTTCTCGCCTCATAACTAGAACAGGTTACAAAACCATAGTTGCCCAGGTCCAGCGCTTGCAGCCAGGCGCTACTCGACACAAATCGTAACGTGTTCTAATCTCTGTCTAGATGATCGGCTCTTCGCGCAAGCGCCCATCGCAGGTGATCGGGCTTCGCGCAAGCGCTCATCACGATCCGCACTCTGGGAGGCAAATCCGTGACATCCATTGAACAGCGTGACGTTCAGGCAGTGCTAGCCGGCATCGACGATCTGTTGCCGCAGCTGCGTGAACGCGCCCAGGCCACCGAGGATCTGCGCAAAATCCCGCAGGAGTCGATCGACGCGCTCGACGAGATCGGGTTCTTCAAGCTGCTGCAACCCGAGCAGTGGGGTGGCCTGCAGTGCGACCCGACGGTGTTCTACGAGGCGGTTCGCCGCCTGGCCAGCGCCTGCGGTTCGACCGGCTGGGTCGCCTCGATCATCGGTGTGCACAACTGGCACCTGGCGCTGTTCGATCAGCAGGCCCAGGAAGAGGTGTGGGGCGAGGATTCGTCGGTGCGGGTGTCCTCCTCGTACGCGCCGATGGGTGCCGGTGTGGTGACCGAGGCAGGCGACGGCTACCTGGTCAACGGTTCATGGAACTGGTCCTCGGGCTGTGACCACGCCACCTGGGCGTTCCTGGGTGGCCCGGTGATCAAGGACGGCCGCCCGGTGGATTTCGGCAGCTTCCTCATCCCGATCAGCGACTACAAGATCGAGGACGTCTGGCACGTCGTCGGCCTGCGCGGCACCGGCAGCAACACCGTCGTCGTCAAGGACGTCTTCGTGCCGAAGCACCGGTTCCTGTCGTACAAGGCGATGAACGACGGCACCGCGGGCGGCTATGCGACCAACACCGCGCCGGTGTACAAGATGCCTTGGGGCACGGTGCATCCCACGACCATCTCGGCCCCGATCGTCGGCATGGCCTACGGCGCCTACGCGGCCCACGTCGAGCACCAGGGCAAGCGGGTACGCGCGGCGTTCGCGGGGGAGAAGGGCAAGGACGATCCGTTCGCCAAGGTCCGGATCGCCGAGGCCGCAAGCGATATCGACGCCGCGTGGCGTCAGCTGATCGGCAACGTCGGTGACGAGTACGCACTGCTGCAGGCAGGCAAGGAGATCCCGTTCGAGCTGCGGACGCGTGCCCGCCGAGATCAGGTCCGTGCCACGGGCCGGGCCATCGCGTCCATCGACCGGCTCTTCGAGTCGGCGGGTGCCACCGCGCTTGCCAACACCGCACCGCTGCAACGGTTCTGGCGCGACGCGCATGCCGGCCGCGTGCACGCCGCCAACGATCCGGAGCGCGCGTACATGATCTTCGGCAACAACGAGTTCGGCCTGCCGCCCGCGGACACGATGGTCTGACATGACTGCAACGCAAGAGATCACATTCGAATCCACCTCGCGCTACGCGCAGGTCGCAGACGACATGCGGCTGCACTACCACGAGGCGGGCGACCCCAGCGCGCAGACCATCGTGCTGCTGCACGGCGGTGGTCCCGGTGCGTCGAGCTGGTCGAACTTCGGCCGCAACATCGCGGTGCTCGCCGAGCGCTTTCATGTGCTCGCGGTCGACCAGCCGGGTTACGGCTACTCGGACAAGCACACCGAACACGAGCAGTACAACCGCTACAGCGCCAAGGCGCTGCTGGGCCTGTTCGACCACCTGGGTCTGCAGGGCCGGATTCCGCTGCTGGGCAATTCGCTCGGCGGCGGCACCGCGGTGCGCTTCGCGCTGGACTATCCCGACCGCGCGGGCAAGCTCGTGCTGATGGGCCCGGGCGGCCTCTCGGTCAACCTGTTCGCTCCTGACCCCACCGAGGGTGTGAAGGCGCTCGCCAAGTTCAACTTCGAGCCGACCCGCGAGAACCTCGAAGCCTTCATCCGCATCATGGTGTTCGACCAGAAGCTCGTCACGCCGGAGCTGGTCGAAGAGCGCTTTGCGATCGCCAGTACCCCGGAATCGTTGGCCGCCACGCGGGCCATGGGCAAGTCTTTCGCCGGACCCGATTTCGAGCTCGGCATGATGTGGCGTGAGGTCTACAAGCTGCGCCAGCCGGTGCTGCTGATCTGGGGCCGCGAGGACCGGGTCAACCCGCTCGACGGTGCGCTGGTCGCGGTCAAGCAGATCCCGCGGGTGCAGCTGCACGTTTTCGGGCAGTGTGGACACTGGGCACAGGTGGAGAAGTTCGACGAGTTCAACAAGCTCACCATCGATTTTCTGGGAGGCTAGCCCATGAGCATCAAGTCGCTGGGGTACCTGCGCATCGAGGCCACCGACGTCGCGGCCTGGCGGGAGTACGGCCTGAAGGTGCTCGGCATGGTCGAGGGCAAAGGTCAGACCGAAGGCGCGCTGTATTTGCGGATGGACGAGTTCCCCGCACGGCTCGTGATCGTCCCTGGCGAGCACGACCGGTTGCTGGAGTCGGGCTGGGAAACCGCGAATGCCGCGGAACTGCAGGACATCCGCAGCAGCCTCGAGGCCAATGGCACGCCGTACAAAGAGGCCACCGCCACCGAGCTGGCCGATCGCCGCGTCGACGAGATGATCGTGTTCGACGATCCCTCCGGCAACACCCTCGAGGTGTTCCACGGGGTCGCACTTGAGCACCGTCGCGTCGTCAGCCCATACGGGCACAAGTTCGTCACCGAGGAGCAGGGGCTCGGGCACGTCGTGCTGACCACCAAAGACGACGCCGAAACCCTGCACTTCTACCGTGATGTGCTCGGCTTCCACCTGCGCGACTCGATGCGGTTGCCCCCGCAACTGGTGGGCCGCCCCGCTGACGGGGAGCCGGCGTGGCTGCGCTTCCTCGGAGTCAATCCGCGCCACCACAGCCTCGCGTTCATGCCGGGCCAGACACCCAGCGGCATCGTGCACCTCATGGTCGAGGTCGGCGAGGCCGACGACGTGGGCCTGTGCCTGGACCGTGCGCTGCGGCGCAAGGTGAAGATGTCTGCGACGTTGGGCCGCCACGTCAACGACAAGATGCTGTCGTTCTACATGAAGACACCGGGCGGGTTCGACATCGAGTTCGGTTGCGAGGGGCTCGAAGTCGACGACAACGACTGGGTGGCGCGGGAGTCCACGGCCGTCAGCCTGTGGGGCCACGACTTCACCGTCGGTTTCAAGTAGCGATGTCCGCTCCCGCGATCGATCCCCGCACGTTCCGCAACGTGCTCGGACAGTTCTGCACAGGCATCACGATCATCACCACGGTGCATGACGACGTGCCGATCGGGTTCGCGTGCCAGTCGTTCGCTGCGCTGTCGCTGGATCCGCCGCTCGTGCTGTTCTGCCCGACGAAGGTGTCCCGGTCGTGGCAGGCGATCGAGGCCAGCGGCCGGTTCTGCGTCAACATGCTGCACGAGGATCAGCAGCACGTGTCGGCGCGGTTCGGCTCCAAGGAGCCGGACAAGTTCGCCGGGATCGACTGGCGGCCATCCGAACTCGGCTCGCCGATCATTGACGGGTCGCTGGCCCACATCGACTGCACCGTTGCGTCTGTGCATGACGGTGGTGACCACTTCGTCGTGTTCGGTGCGGTGCACGGCATGTCCGAGGTGCCCAAACGCAAGCCCCGGCCGCTGCTCTTCTACCGCGGTGAGTACACCGGGATAGAGCCCGACAAGAACACCCCTGCGACGTGGCGCAACGACCTCGAGGCGTTCCTCACCGCCACCACCAACGACACCTGGCTTTGACTCGTTGACAACACACCGGGCCCCCTCCCTGCGGAGGGGGCCCGGTCTGTGTTGGGGTAGCCGGATGCTGATCGATCGATCAAAGTGAGTATTGACACACGGCCTTCACGGTGGAACGGTTTGATCGAACGATCAAACCGAGTGGAAGGATCCCCATGGCCGGGCGAGTCGAGGGCAAGGTCGCGTTCATCACCGGGGCGGCGCGCGGACAGGGGCGCAGCCACGCGGTACGGCTCGCACAGGAGGGTGCCGACATCATCGCGGTCGACGTCTGCAGGCCGGTGAGCAGCAACAGCGTCATCCCCGCGTCGACACCGGACGATCTGGCTGAGACAGTCGACCTGATCAAGGGCCTCAACCGGCGGATCGTCACGGCCGAGGTCGACGTCCGTGACTTCGACGCACTCAAGACGGCCGTGGACAACGGTGTCGAACAGCTGGGGCGGCTCGACATCATCGTCGCCAACGCGGGCATCGGCAACGGCGGTGAGACGCTGGACAAGACCAGCGAACAGGACTGGGACGACATGATCGGCGTCAACCTGTCCGGCGTCTGGAAAACCGTGAAAGCCGGTGTTCCGCATATTCTTTCGGGAAGCCGGGGCGGCTCCATAATCCTCACCAGCTCGGTGGGCGGACTCAAGGCCTACCCGCACACAGGTCACTACATCGCCGCCAAACACGGTGTGGTGGGTCTGATGCGGTCGTTCGCCGTTGAACTGGGCCAGCATTCGATCAGGGTCAACTCGGTACACCCGACCAACGTGAACACGCCGATGTTCATGAACGAGGGCACCATGAAGCTGTTCCGCCCGGATCTGGAGAATCCGGGGCCCGACGACATGGCCGTGGTGGCCCAGCTCATGCATGTGCTCCCGGTCGGCTGGGTCGAACCGGTGGACATCAGCAATGCCGTGCTGTTTCTGGCCTCCGACGAGGCGCGCTACGTCACGGGCCTGCCGGTGACGGTCGAC
Proteins encoded:
- the hsaA gene encoding 3-hydroxy-9,10-secoandrosta-1,3,5(10)-triene-9,17-dione monooxygenase oxygenase subunit; the encoded protein is MTSIEQRDVQAVLAGIDDLLPQLRERAQATEDLRKIPQESIDALDEIGFFKLLQPEQWGGLQCDPTVFYEAVRRLASACGSTGWVASIIGVHNWHLALFDQQAQEEVWGEDSSVRVSSSYAPMGAGVVTEAGDGYLVNGSWNWSSGCDHATWAFLGGPVIKDGRPVDFGSFLIPISDYKIEDVWHVVGLRGTGSNTVVVKDVFVPKHRFLSYKAMNDGTAGGYATNTAPVYKMPWGTVHPTTISAPIVGMAYGAYAAHVEHQGKRVRAAFAGEKGKDDPFAKVRIAEAASDIDAAWRQLIGNVGDEYALLQAGKEIPFELRTRARRDQVRATGRAIASIDRLFESAGATALANTAPLQRFWRDAHAGRVHAANDPERAYMIFGNNEFGLPPADTMV
- a CDS encoding acyl-CoA dehydrogenase, producing MSATVTDEQSAARDLVRSWAAASGAIDAVREVEHDPAAWRAPYQAFAELGIFGVAVPEESGGAGSSVEDLCAMIDEAAAALVPGPVATTALATLLVTDPGLLDALMSGQRTAGVALSSDVAVDGNRASGTADHVLGADAAGVLVLRAGDAVVLIDAQADGVSVESLAATDFSVPLARVVLDSAPAEVLDVSVQRFEDLAVTVLAAELAGLSRWALQTATEYAKVREQFGKPIGSFQAVKHMCAEMLLRSEQAAVSAGDAARAAAGSDDPQLSIAAAIAAAVGIDAAQVNAKDCIQVLGGIGITWEHDAHLYLRRAYGISHFLGGRRRWLRRVAALTQQGVRRELRIDLESVEDLRPEISAAVAEVAALPAEKRQVALADSGLLAPHWPRPYGRAAGPAEQLLIDQELAAAKVERPDLVIGWWAVPTILEHGRPEQIEQFVPPTLRGELTWCQLFSEPGAGSDLAALRTKAVRAEGGWKLTGQKVWTSAAQKAHWGVCLARTDADAPKHKGITYFLIDMRSPGIVIRPLREITGDELFNEVFFDDVFVPDEMVVGTVNDGWRLARTTLANERVAMAGGTALGNPMEELLRTVSTLDLDPADQDRLGGLILAAQVGSLLDQRIAQLAVGGKDPGAEASARKLIGVRYRQALAEFRMELSDGGGVVVNHEVHDFLNTRCLTIAGGTEQILLTLAGERLLGLPR
- the kstR gene encoding cholesterol catabolism transcriptional regulator KstR, producing MSGVSQSASTDSSSGADSRPREVLNVAVLAESELGSEAQRERRKRILDATLAIASKGGYEAVQMRAVAERADVAVGTLYRYFPSKVHLLVSALGREFERIDAKTDRASLSGGTPYQRLNFMVGKLNRAMQRNPLLTEAMTRAFVFADASAAGEVDHVGKLMDSMFARAMSDGEPTEDQYHIARVISDVWLSNLLAWLTRRASATDVSKRLDLAVRLLIGAEDQPKI
- a CDS encoding mycofactocin-coupled SDR family oxidoreductase; the encoded protein is MAGRVEGKVAFITGAARGQGRSHAVRLAQEGADIIAVDVCRPVSSNSVIPASTPDDLAETVDLIKGLNRRIVTAEVDVRDFDALKTAVDNGVEQLGRLDIIVANAGIGNGGETLDKTSEQDWDDMIGVNLSGVWKTVKAGVPHILSGSRGGSIILTSSVGGLKAYPHTGHYIAAKHGVVGLMRSFAVELGQHSIRVNSVHPTNVNTPMFMNEGTMKLFRPDLENPGPDDMAVVAQLMHVLPVGWVEPVDISNAVLFLASDEARYVTGLPVTVDAGSMLK
- a CDS encoding TetR/AcrR family transcriptional regulator; the protein is MAPPDRFRPRKQPRQQRSAETRQRILDAAARIFAEYGYAAGTTNRIAEAADLSIGSLYQYFPNKDAILSALTDAHIDAGAALLTDRTADGLPESLDELLRLFVRAAIDNHRDDTRLHRVLFEEAPRSPALLNRLHHTEDGSVQLAQALLDNHPDVTVEDTAFAARMVVATIESLTHRLLACEKPADAGQLEDGIVAMLAGYLRGH
- a CDS encoding ferredoxin--NADP reductase, which translates into the protein MTDEPLGSHVLELQVAAVIEETADARSLVFCVPDGSELSPDKLRYSPGQFLTLRVPSDRTGSVARCYSLSSSPATDDQLTVTVKRTADGYASNWLCDNAHTGMRMHVLAPSGNFVPKDLDADFLLLAAGSGITPMMAICKTALAEGNGKVTLIYANRDENSVIFGATLRELAAKYSDRLTVVHWLETVQGLPSAAALAGLAAPYTARDAFICGPGPFMAAAQEALREAGTPDERIHIEVFKSLESDPFAAVVIEEDDSDQGPATAIVTLDGTTHEVRWPRSAKLLDVLLDKGLDAPFSCREGHCGACAVLKKSGEVDMEVNDVLEPSDLEEGLILGCQATPVTDSVEVTYDE
- the hsaB gene encoding 3-hydroxy-9,10-secoandrosta-1,3,5(10)-triene-9,17-dione monooxygenase reductase subunit; translated protein: MSAPAIDPRTFRNVLGQFCTGITIITTVHDDVPIGFACQSFAALSLDPPLVLFCPTKVSRSWQAIEASGRFCVNMLHEDQQHVSARFGSKEPDKFAGIDWRPSELGSPIIDGSLAHIDCTVASVHDGGDHFVVFGAVHGMSEVPKRKPRPLLFYRGEYTGIEPDKNTPATWRNDLEAFLTATTNDTWL
- the hsaC gene encoding iron-dependent extradiol dioxygenase HsaC, whose amino-acid sequence is MSIKSLGYLRIEATDVAAWREYGLKVLGMVEGKGQTEGALYLRMDEFPARLVIVPGEHDRLLESGWETANAAELQDIRSSLEANGTPYKEATATELADRRVDEMIVFDDPSGNTLEVFHGVALEHRRVVSPYGHKFVTEEQGLGHVVLTTKDDAETLHFYRDVLGFHLRDSMRLPPQLVGRPADGEPAWLRFLGVNPRHHSLAFMPGQTPSGIVHLMVEVGEADDVGLCLDRALRRKVKMSATLGRHVNDKMLSFYMKTPGGFDIEFGCEGLEVDDNDWVARESTAVSLWGHDFTVGFK
- the hsaD gene encoding 4,5:9,10-diseco-3-hydroxy-5,9,17-trioxoandrosta-1(10),2-diene-4-oate hydrolase, which produces MTATQEITFESTSRYAQVADDMRLHYHEAGDPSAQTIVLLHGGGPGASSWSNFGRNIAVLAERFHVLAVDQPGYGYSDKHTEHEQYNRYSAKALLGLFDHLGLQGRIPLLGNSLGGGTAVRFALDYPDRAGKLVLMGPGGLSVNLFAPDPTEGVKALAKFNFEPTRENLEAFIRIMVFDQKLVTPELVEERFAIASTPESLAATRAMGKSFAGPDFELGMMWREVYKLRQPVLLIWGREDRVNPLDGALVAVKQIPRVQLHVFGQCGHWAQVEKFDEFNKLTIDFLGG